In one Vulgatibacter incomptus genomic region, the following are encoded:
- a CDS encoding HupE/UreJ family protein: MASVLGALILVALTLGALPLVAHAHDLSGPELEQKARAIGFGDSIRLGMEHIYTGYDHLLFLAGLAIAARGLRGILRPITSFTLAHSITLALAALGILAVPSRFVEPAIAASNLYVAFENVARPSPVGRTWLTFGFGLVHGFGFAGALAELGLRRDAFATTLAGFNLGVEAGQLSLVLLAIPLLALARRAAWFAPVAVPVASATIGFFGAYWLVERILVG, encoded by the coding sequence TTGGCATCGGTCCTGGGGGCGCTGATCCTGGTGGCGCTGACCCTTGGGGCGCTGCCCCTGGTGGCGCACGCCCACGACCTCTCGGGCCCCGAGCTCGAGCAGAAGGCGAGGGCGATCGGCTTCGGCGACTCGATCCGGCTCGGCATGGAGCACATCTACACGGGCTACGATCACCTGCTCTTCCTCGCCGGCCTCGCGATCGCCGCCCGCGGGCTGCGCGGGATCCTCCGGCCGATCACCAGCTTCACGCTGGCCCATTCGATCACGCTCGCCCTCGCCGCCCTCGGGATCCTGGCCGTTCCGAGCCGCTTCGTGGAGCCGGCGATCGCCGCGTCGAACCTCTACGTGGCCTTCGAGAACGTGGCGCGTCCGTCGCCCGTGGGCCGGACCTGGCTCACCTTCGGCTTCGGGTTGGTTCACGGCTTCGGCTTCGCGGGCGCCCTCGCCGAGCTGGGCCTGCGGCGGGACGCCTTCGCGACGACCCTCGCCGGCTTCAACCTCGGCGTGGAGGCGGGCCAGCTCTCGCTCGTGCTCCTCGCGATCCCCTTGCTCGCGCTCGCCCGGCGCGCCGCCTGGTTCGCCCCGGTGGCGGTGCCGGTCGCCTCCGCGACGATCGGCTTCTTCGGGGCGTACTGGCTGGTGGAGCGGATCCTCGTCGGCTGA
- the rplC gene encoding 50S ribosomal protein L3, with protein MSKIRGKGLLGVKVGMTSIFGENGDQIPVTVVRAGPNTILGVNALGDGNGTNLRVGFGEKREKLVNKPEMGVFKKANVAPLRWVREFRVSEQDAEGMEVGTKLGAALFQVGQFLDVCGTSKGKGFAGVMKRHNMAGQGARGSHGVHEFHRHVGSIGQRKTPGRVFPGKRMPGHMGVDRVTVRNLQVIGLDETQNLLLIKGAIPGHNEGLLILRPAVKAPRAKSAEAAKKPVNPMKASKGRG; from the coding sequence ATGAGCAAGATTCGCGGCAAGGGCCTTCTCGGCGTCAAGGTCGGCATGACCTCGATCTTCGGCGAGAACGGCGATCAGATCCCCGTCACCGTCGTGCGCGCCGGCCCCAACACCATCCTCGGCGTCAACGCCCTCGGCGACGGCAACGGCACGAATCTCCGCGTCGGCTTCGGCGAGAAGCGCGAGAAGCTCGTGAACAAGCCCGAGATGGGCGTCTTCAAGAAGGCCAACGTCGCTCCGCTGCGGTGGGTGCGCGAGTTCCGCGTCTCCGAGCAGGACGCCGAGGGCATGGAGGTCGGCACCAAGCTCGGCGCCGCGCTCTTCCAGGTCGGCCAGTTCCTCGACGTCTGCGGCACCTCCAAGGGCAAGGGCTTCGCGGGCGTGATGAAGCGCCACAACATGGCCGGCCAGGGCGCCCGCGGTTCGCACGGTGTCCACGAGTTCCACCGTCACGTCGGCTCCATCGGTCAGCGCAAGACGCCGGGCCGCGTGTTCCCCGGCAAGCGGATGCCCGGCCACATGGGCGTCGATCGCGTCACCGTCCGCAACCTCCAGGTGATCGGTCTCGACGAGACGCAGAACCTCCTCCTCATCAAGGGCGCGATCCCGGGCCACAACGAGGGCCTCCTGATCCTCCGGCCGGCGGTCAAGGCTCCCCGGGCCAAGTCGGCCGAGGCTGCCAAGAAGCCGGTGAACCCGATGAAGGCCTCGAAGGGCCGCGGCTAA